A single region of the Nicotiana sylvestris chromosome 6, ASM39365v2, whole genome shotgun sequence genome encodes:
- the LOC138870544 gene encoding uncharacterized protein, which produces MNEVVEAANKNIKKILRKMIEKHKQWHEKLSFFLLGYRNIVRTSTRATPYMLVYSTEAVIPAEVDILSLGIIQEAELDDAEWVKSRYEQLSLIDRKSMNAVCHGQLYQNRMSRAFNKRVKPRQFTLGQLVLKKIFLHQDEVKGKFSPNWQGPYMVHQVLIGRALIIA; this is translated from the coding sequence atgaatgaagttgtagaagccgccaataagaacatcaagaagatattgaggaaaatgatagaaaagcacaaacagtggcatgagaagttatcgttttttttattggggtatcgcaacATAGTTCGCACATCGAccagggcaaccccctatatgctggtttacagtACAGAAGCCGTCATTCCCGCAGAAGTAGACATTCTATCCTTagggatcatacaagaagctgagctcgatgacgcagaatgggtgaaaagtcgttatgaaCAACTATCTCTCATAGACAGAAAAAGTATGaacgcagtttgccatggtcaactctatcagaacagaatgtccagagccttcaacaaaagggtcaagccaagacagttcacattGGGACaattggtgttaaagaaaatttttctgcatcaagatgaagtcaaagggaagttctctcctaattggcaaggtccgtacatggttcaccaggttctgATAGGAAGAGCCCTCATAATCGcataa
- the LOC138870545 gene encoding uncharacterized protein — protein MRAMTTIFHDMIHKDIEVYVDDVIIKSKKAADHIKDLRKFFDKLRRIQNEFADALATLSSMIQHLDKNVIDTILVKIHNQPAYCAHVEEEADGKPWFHDIKEYLAKGDYLALANHTQKRTPRRLSNNLFHSGGILYRRTPNLGLLRCVGAKEVSKLLEEIHAGTYSPHINGFVLAKKILRASYFWMTMETDRV, from the exons atgagggccatgactaccattttccatgacatgatacacaaggatatagaggtatatgtggatgatgttatcatcaaatccaagaaggccgctGACCACATAAAAGATCTGAGGAAGTTTTTTGACAAAttacggag aatccagaatgaattcgctgatgcattggctaccctgtcatccatgatacaacatctcgATAAGAATGTCATTGATACCATACTGGTGAAAAttcataatcagccagcttactgtgcccatgttgaagaggaagcagacggaaaaccttggttccatgatatcaaggaatatttggcaaaaggagattACTTGGCGCTTGCCAATCATACCCAGAAGCGCACACCTCGGAGGTTGTCTAACAATTtatttcacagcggaggaatcctatataggaggactccgaatttgggattattaaggtgtgtcggcGCAAAAGAAGTGTCCAAGTTGCTAGAGGAGATTCACGCTGGGACCTACAGTCCACATATAAatggttttgttttagcaaagaagatactccgagctagttacttttggatgactatggagacagatCGCGTCTAG